The genomic interval GCTGCAGGGGCGGTGGGGGCTGCGGTCCCGTTCGTGGGGTCATGGTTTCCCAGTGCCAAGGCGAAAGCTGCCGGTGCACCGGTGAAAGTGAATGTCAGCAAGATCGAGCCAGGCCAGCAGATGATTGCTGAGTGGCGCGGCCAGCCGGTGTTCATTGTCCGCCGTACCGAGGAAATCCTGGGGAATCTCAAGAAGATCGAGGGCCAGCTCTCCGATCCGACCTCCAAAAACTCCACGCAACCCACTTATGTCGACCCGGAAGTGCGGTCGATCAAGCCGGAAATCCTGCTGCTGATCGGTATCTGCACGCACCTGGGTTGCTCCCCGACCTTCCGTCCCGAAGTGGCGCCCGCAGATCTGGGCAAAGACTGGGTAGGCGGCTATTTCTGCCCTTGCCACGGTTCCCACTACGATCTGGCTGGCCGCGTCTACAAGTCGCAACCTGCGCCTTTGAACCTGCCAGTGCCCCCGCATTCCTATGAGTCTGACGACGTCATCGTCATCG from Pseudomonas ekonensis carries:
- the petA gene encoding ubiquinol-cytochrome c reductase iron-sulfur subunit, translated to MSNDGVNAGRRRFLVAATSVVGAAGAVGAAVPFVGSWFPSAKAKAAGAPVKVNVSKIEPGQQMIAEWRGQPVFIVRRTEEILGNLKKIEGQLSDPTSKNSTQPTYVDPEVRSIKPEILLLIGICTHLGCSPTFRPEVAPADLGKDWVGGYFCPCHGSHYDLAGRVYKSQPAPLNLPVPPHSYESDDVIVIGVDKENA